The following proteins are encoded in a genomic region of Flammeovirga pectinis:
- the ytxJ gene encoding bacillithiol system redox-active protein YtxJ produces MNWNQLTEVSELDHLLELSKKQKVAILKHSTRCSISSMALNRLERAWKEDNGVAPYYLDLIKHRDVSNAIASKFGVEHQSPQVIVLENGKVTYTGSHMGISYADIVA; encoded by the coding sequence ATGAATTGGAATCAATTAACAGAAGTCTCAGAACTCGATCATTTATTAGAACTTTCAAAAAAACAAAAAGTAGCAATACTTAAGCACTCAACACGCTGTTCTATAAGTTCTATGGCACTAAATAGATTAGAGAGAGCTTGGAAAGAAGATAACGGTGTAGCACCTTATTATTTAGATTTGATCAAACATAGAGATGTATCTAATGCAATTGCTTCAAAATTTGGAGTAGAGCATCAATCACCTCAGGTTATTGTTCTAGAAAATGGAAAAGTAACTTATACAGGATCTCATATGGGGATCTCTTATGCAGATATCGTAGCTTAA